One window of the Podospora pseudopauciseta strain CBS 411.78 chromosome 4, whole genome shotgun sequence genome contains the following:
- a CDS encoding hypothetical protein (EggNog:ENOG503PI65), producing MHNPKYPSFTSDIVSAITHAPDSEALLQAMLTGGEWNRNQVRTQSWYDNHVLKDSKDFVSQYLEAWEKAAEEVTKSGAAPRGMGTGMAVAVAGVAAGVIAAVLQGRHRDILRETRGETQSLILHTKTYPTKATNLPPRPPFPLFQLTYSPQFGQTRTPFPSATTPFVAASLFPPDIETPLSISFPTLPNLSRQRLTFCSSVSFHGSRLILSASTTIPPTSSFRTSFPLAIGSVFLISVSRPLALAAVC from the exons ATGCACAACCCCAAATACCCTTCCTTCACTTCGGATATCGTTTCGGCAATCACCCATGCCCCCGATTCCGAGGCTTTGCTGCAGGCTATGTTGACTGGTGGGGAGTGGAACAGGAACCAGGTGAGGACTCAGTCGTG GTACGACAATCATGTGCTGAAGGACTCAAAGGACTTTGTCTCGCAGTACCTCGAGGCCTGGGAGAAGGCCGCCGAGGAAGTGACTAAGAGCGGCGCTGCCCCTCGGGGCATGGGCACGGGTATGGCCGTGGCTGTGGCAGGTGTAGCTGCTGGTGTCATCGCCGCTGTGTTGCAAGGTAGACATCGTGACATTTTACGCGAGACGCGTGGCGAGACGCAATCTTTGATATTACATACCAAAACATACCCTACAAAAGCAACCAaccttcccccccgcccccccttccctctcttccaATTAACCTACTCACCGCAGTTTGGACAAACACGcaccccattcccatccgCAACCACCCCATTCGTTGCggcctccctcttccccccagATATTGAAACCCCCCTATCAATCTCCTTCCCAACCTTGCCAAACCTCTCCCGCCAGAGACTGACCTTCtgctcctccgtctcctTCCACGGATCCCGGTTAATCCTCTCCGCATCCACCACCATACCCCCGACGTCTTCTTTCAGGACGAGTTTTCCCCTAGCTATAGGTTCGGTCTTTTTGATTTCTGTCAGCAGACCCCTCGCGCTAGCTGCTGTTTGTtag